From Ipomoea triloba cultivar NCNSP0323 chromosome 5, ASM357664v1, the proteins below share one genomic window:
- the LOC116019450 gene encoding WAT1-related protein At4g01440-like produces MEGGGGFRVLLGMLLVQAVAAGLQLLSKVILGQGTFVYALMTYRHIVATLCVAPFAFFWERESLKKLSLSVLMWLFLVALSGISLAMGFFYFGLRDTTATYASNFLNLIPIVTFATSIIFRVEKLRLNTKGGKVKLMGAMICLAGALTIASYKGKTFHFSHTNAKLQAVAAAHQVMKPNWKRGTIFLVCSCLSYGFWFIIQAKSFKKFPYMYSATTVVSMIATFQSLVIGLCIDRNKESWKLGWNLQLITIFYSGTLATAATFCLISWAISKTGPTYPSMFNPLSLIAVAIMEFIFLGASISVGSLIGMTLIIAGLYLFLWGKNMEMKNSIKSNTVKSLGQLIAEEGAVVVPSSYSSNEHFSAVVVPASSPSYENCIEIESGNEQVNVAKS; encoded by the exons ATGGAGGGCGGCGGCGGTTTTCGTGTGTTGCTGGGGATGTTACTTGTCCAGGCTGTCGCCGCAGGTTTGCAACTTCTGTCTAAGGTTATCCTCGGACAGGGAACCTTCGTCTACGCTCTCATGACTTATCGCCACATCGTCGCTACTCTCTGTGTCGCCCCCTTCGCTTTCTTCTGGGAAAG GGAGAGCCTGAAGAAATTGAGCTTGTCTGTTCTGATGTGGCTGTTCTTGGTTGCATTATCTGG GATATCTTTGGCTATGGGATTCTTTTACTTTGGTCTTCGAGACACAACCGCAACATATGCATCAAACTTCCTCAACCTAATCCCAATAGTTACGTTTGCCACCTCAATAATTTTCCG TGTAGAAAAGTTGAGGTTGAATACTAAGGGTGGGAAAGTCAAACTCATGGGTGCAATGATTTGTCTTGCCGGAGCGTTGACCATTGCATCGTACAAAGGCAAAACCTTCCATTTCTCCCATACTAACGCCAAGCTTCAAGCAGTTGCAGCCGCTCATCAAGTGATGAAACCAAACTGGAAACGTGGCACTATATTTCTGGTGTGCAGTTGCCTAAGTTATGGTTTCTGGTTCATCATACAG GCCAAGTCGTTCAAGAAGTTCCCGTACATGTACTCTGCGACCACGGTTGTAAGCATGATTGCAACGTTTCAAAGCTTGGTAATAGGTCTATGCATTGACAG AAACAAGGAGTCATGGAAACTGGGATGGAACTTGCAActaattactattttttattcg GGTACATTGGCGACAGCTGCAACGTTTTGCTTAATATCTTGGGCGATTTCTAAAACAGGACCAACTTATCCTTCCATGTTCAACCCACTCTCCCTCATTGCGGTGGCCATCATGGAATTCATTTTTCTAGGCGCATCTATTTCAGTTGGAAG TTTGATCGGGATGACTTTGATCATAGCGGGATTGTATCTATTCCTATGGGGGAAGAATATGGAAATGAAAAACTCGATTAAATCGAATACGGTGAAAAGTTTAGGTCAGCTAATAGCAGAAGAAGGGGCGGTTGTGGTGCCATCATCTTATTCTTCTAATGAACATTTCAGTGCTGTAGTGGTGCCAGCTTCTTCCCCTAGCTATGAAAATTGCATTGAGATTGAAAGTGGCAATGAACAAGTGAATGTGGCAAAGTCTTAG